The sequence CCGGAGGGGCACGTCCCCTTCCGGCGGAAGATCGGCTGGACTGCCGGCATTCTCGTGTTGTATTTCTTCCTGACGAACGTCCAGCTGTTCGGGCTGGACGCGGGCACGCAGAGCGACCTGTTCGGTCGCTTCCGCTCGATCCTCGCCGGATCGCAGGGGTCGATCCTCCAACTGGGGATCGGGCCGATCGTCACGGCGAGCATCGTGCTGCAGCTGCTCGGCGGGGCCGATCTGCTCGGTCTCGACACTGACGACCCCCGGGATCAGGTGCTGTATCAGGGCCTCCAGAAGCTGCTGGTGGTCCTGATGATCTGTCTGACCGGGCTGCCGATGGTGTTCGCGGGGAACTTCCTGCCGGCGGATCCGGCCGTCGGCGAGGCGCTGGGGATCGGTCTCGCCGGTGTCCAAGGCCTCCTGTTCGCACAGATCGCCGTCGGTGGGATCCTCATCCTGTTCATGGACGAGATCGTCAGCAAGTGGGGCGTCGGCTCCGGCGTTGGGCTGTTCATCATCGCCGGCGTGAGCCAGCAGCTCGTCGGTGGGCTGTTCGGCTGGGAGGCGCTCAGCGGCACCTCCGGGTTCTTCCCGACGTGGTTCGCCATCCTGACCGGCCAACAGGCCATCGCGTCGCCGCTCACCGCCGAAGGGCTGCAGGCGCTCTTGCTCGGACAGGGGCAGTTGCTCGCGCTGGTGACGACGGTGCTCATCTTCTCCATCGTCGTCTACGCCGAGAGCGTCCGGGTCGAGATCCCGCTCGCGCACGCCCGCGTCAAGGGCGCCCGCGGTCGGTTCCCGGTGAAGCTCATCTACGCCAGCGTCCTACCGATGATCCTCGTTCGCGCCCTGCAGGCGAACATCCAGTTCCTCGGGCGCATCCTCAACAGCACGTTGAGTAGTATGCCGGCGTGGCTCGGCCAGTACAGCAACGGACAGCCCGTCGCCGGGTTGTTCTACTATCTGGCTCCGATCCAGACCCGCACTGACTGGATGTGGTGGCTCGCCGGGACGGCCGCCGAGCCCTGGCAGATCATGATCCGCGTCGGCATCGACCTGACGGTGATGGTCATCGGCGGCGCCATCTTCGCCATCTTCTGGGTGGAGACGACGGGCATGGGCCCCGAAGCGACCGCCCAGCAGATCCAGAACTCCGGGATGCAGATCCCCGGCTTCCGGCGGAACCCGCAGGTCATCGAGAAGGTCATGGAGCGGTACATCCCGCAGGTGACCGTCATCGGTGGCGCGCTGGTCGGACTGCTCGCGGTCGGCGCGAACATGCTCGGAACGATCGGGCAGGTCTCGGGTACGGGTCTCCTGCTCACGGTCTCCATCACGTACAAGCTCTACGAGGAGATCGCGGAAGAGCAGTTGATGGAGATGCATCCCATGATGCGCCAGATGTTCGGCTCCGAGTAACCGGCCCTTCCACTTCTTTCCAGTATTCACCCCTCGTGAGCGACGGCGCCGTGTCGACACGGCAGTCGCGCCCCGACGCGACGGCTCACTCTTCGACCGTACCCCGTGACCGATGGCGTTTCGCATCACGTTCTCGAAGAGTTGCCGGAGTCGGCTCGCCCCGGACTCTCCCGATGTGGCAGTGGTTATTATGGCGTCTGGAGTCGTTCGTCCTGACTGACAACGGCTGTGATCGGCTGGGTAGCAATAGACACCCCCGTCGGACAGTCCACTGAACCGGTCGCTCCAGGCGATACAGCAGTTATCGACAGGGATCACTGTCCTCGCAGCCACGCTGATGTACGCCCCCGCCCCCGTGAACGGTTCGTCTGCCCGCCTCACCGATGGCTTGACCCATGATCGCTGCCACCGTCATCATGATCGACGGTGTCGTGCTGATCGCCCTGTGTTCACAGCTATGGGGCTATCGGCTGGGTGGGGTGATGGTCGCCCGTTGCTCGCCATCTACACGTTTCGGGAGCCGCTCTCCCCCATCATCTTCGGTGTCGGCGCCGTGGCCGCGTGGCTGTCGCTCTGGGCGACACGCGAATACACGCCTCGTCAACGAACTGTTCGATCCCCACGTCGTGATCCTCGTCGACGTCCGTCGGGACCACCAGTCTACCCTCGGGACGAACCTTTCCGACATCGTTCGCGTCTTCACGCGCACCGTCCCCGAAGATGCCTACGTCATCAGTGGGGACCGCAACGACGCCATCAACGACTATCTCGGTCGCGAGTTCGCGAAGGCGGGTCACGACTTCACCGTCGCCGAACCACCATCCGATTCCCCGTTCCAGGACGTGTTCGGTTCGCGATCGGCGTTCGTCGTCGACGAGACGCTGCGGGCGCTCGGTCTCGACCCACTCCCGCCCGCCCGGATCGAGGACTACACCACGCGCCTCCGGGGCGAGTGGGGGTGGCAGCGTCTCGAGGGCGGCGGACTGGTCGCCAACGGGGCCATGATGAACGATATCGAATCCACGGAGCTACTCCGGCAGTTCCTCGTCGACCGCCTCCAGGACGGCGTTCTCACGCCGTTCGTCTATACGCGGCGCGACCGCGCCGGGCGGACCGCGGCGTTCGTCCACTACCTCAACTGGCTCGCGGAGAACGACCGCATCGGCCGGGTCCACGTCGCGGGATCGCACGCGCGGCTGTTAGAGCGCCGTGTCACCGCCGAGTTCGTCCACCACGACGAGTCGGCGCCCCCCGTCGATGTCCTCGACGCGTGCCTCGACGAGGGCTATCTACCTGATGGGAAACACCGTCGCCGAGTTCATGCGGGCATTCACCGCGGCAATCGACTGCCGCACCGTCGAGTGAGCGTCGCGGCGGCCGAGCGGTTCGAATCGTCGGCCACATCCGTCTCCGTGGACCGCGCGTTTATCTCCCGTCCGGATCATTGCAAACCATGACGCCGACGGTCACGCCCTACTGCTGTGGCTCCCTCACGATGGACGAGAGCATCCTGGTACAGGGTCGATACGGCACCGTCGAGGCGCCATCGATCGTGTTCCTCGTCGAGGCCGAGCGCACGATCCTCGTCGACACGAGTTTCGGCGCCCTCGACCTGATGGCGGAGCGCCACCCCGACTTCGACTGCCACCGCGACGACGACCAGCGACTTGCGGCCGTCCTCGACGACGCGGGTTACGCGCCGAGCGATATCGACGCCGTCCTCCTCAGCCACCTGGACTGGGATCACTGTTACAATCTGGATCTGTTCGACGGGGAGACCGACATTTACGCCCAGCGGCGCGAACTGGAGTACGCCATCGCGCCCTATCCGATGCACGCCGAGCGCTACGACGCGAAGTCGCTGGGGCGGGACCCGCCCTGGCTGACGGTGGACGTGACGCCGCTCGACGGCGAGACGGAGCTCTGTCCCGGGGTCACGGCGGTCCCGACGCCGGGTCACACCGTGGGACACCAGTCGCTCGCGGTCGACACCGCCGACGGCACGGTGGTCGTCGCCGCCGACGCCGTGCCGACACACGACAACGTCGACGACGATGGGACGCCACGGCGAGGGGCAGCGATGACCGAGTTCGAGTGGTGGGAGAGCGCCCACGAGGTCATTGACCGGGCCGACCGCATCCTCCCGGGCCACGAGTGGGGGATTCTGGACGCCGACCCGGCGGGGCTATGCTAGACGCCTACGCGCCGAGCCCCCAGAAGAAGGCGATGCCGAGGACGGTGACGACCGAGAGCAGGAGTTGCAGCGGCGCGCCGAGGCGGATGTAGTCCGAGAACTTGTAGCCACCCGGGCCGTAGACGAAGAGGTTCGTCTGGTAGCCGACGGGCGTGAGGAAGGCCGTCGAGGCCGCGAACGTCACGGCGAGGACGAACGCGAAGGGGCTCGCATCGATCTGTGTCGCGGTTTCGATGGCGACCGGGAGCATCAACACGACGCTCGCGTTGTTGGAGATGACGCCGGTGATGAGCCCCGTCGCGAGGTAGAACACCCAGAGGACGCCGAGCGTGGGGAGGACGGTCGCCGTCGTGGCGACGAGCGTCCCGAGGAGGTCGGCCCCGCCGGTCTGTTCGAGCGCCATCCCGAGCGGGATGATGCCGGCCAGGAGGAAGATGACGTCCCACTCGACGGCGTCGTACAGTTCCGTCGGCTTGATGACGCCGGCCGCGACCATCGCGACGACGCCGGCGAGCGCCGTCAGCAGGATCGGCAGCGAGAGCGCGGAGAGCGCCTCGAAGGCGGCGACGCCGGTGACACCGGCGAGCGCCCCGCCGATGGTGCCCCAAGGAATCGCGGCCAACCCGACGACGCCGGCCATGATCGCGGCGGCGTGGGGGATCTTCTCGGTCCGGTAGTCCGGTTCGTCCGGTTCGTGGGCGACGATGAAGTCGTCGTTCTGTGAGAGGCGGTCGATGCTGTCCGGCGGCGCCTGGATCAGGAGCGTGTCGCCGACGCGGAGCGGTCGCCGGTCCATGTGGGTACGGACGGTCTCGCCCCGACTCCGGAAGGCGAGGACATTCGCGTCGTACCGCTGGCGGAACGTCGAACTCGCGAGGGATTCGCCGACCAGATACGAGCCGCGGGGGATGACGACTTCGACGAGCGTCTGTGACGACTCGGTGTCCGGTTCCAGTTCGGCCTCGGTCTGGGGTGGGCTCCCGGTGAGGGTGAGCGTCTCCCGGTCGACGAGCTGCCGGACGGTGTCGCGGTCGGCCCGGAGTCGAAGGATGTCGCCCGCCTGGATCCCCATCTTTCCGGGTTCGAGGAACTCCTCGCCGTCGCGGACGACCTGCAGGATGTCGGCGTCCAGGTCGATGTCCTCGATAGCCTTCCGGACCGGTTGCCCCACGAGCGGGGAGTCCTCGTCGACGACGACTTCGGTCAGGTACTCCTCGATGGCGTACTCGCGGACGTAGTCCTCCTCGATGGGCACGCGGTCGGGGAGCAGTCGCGGTCCCAGAATCATCAGATAGAGACTACCGACCAAGAGGACGACGACGCCGAGTTTGGTGAACTCGAACATCGAGAACGGGTGACCGAGCAGGCGCGCCGAGACGTCGCTCGCGAGGATGTTCGTCGACGTGCCGATGAGCGTGAGCATCCCGCCGAACATCGAGGCGTAGGAGAGCGGGAGGAGGAGTTTCGAGGGGGAGGTCTTGCCCGCGTGGGCGAGGTCGCTGATGACAGGGACGAGGATGGCGACGACGGGAGTGTTGTTGATGAACCCCGAGACGGGACCGGCGACGCCGATGGTCGCGAGCAGCTGTCGGTCGCGGTTCTCGCCCGCGAAGGCGGCCATCTTGCCGCCGAGGATCTGGACGAGTCCCGTCCGGCTGATCCCCGAACTGAGGATGAGCATCGCCAGGACGGTGATCGTCGCCGAGTTCGAGAAGCCGGAGACGCCCTCCGTGGTGGAGATATGCGTGAAGTTCACCACGCCGTCGGTGCCGAGGAGCATCAGCAACACCATGACGAGGATGGCCGTCACGTCGATGGGGAGTAGCTCGGTCACGAACAGCACGAGCGTCAGCACGACGATGCCGAACACGACGAGGACGTCCGGCGTCAACGAGAGCGACCCGGCGGCGTCGACGGCGCGTGCCGCCGACCCCGCGACTGCCGTCGCGTCGGTCGCCGCGAGGGGAGCCGGAGTCGTCACAACTGCGTGGACCGAAGCGCCGGTTCGGTTTCAAAATACCGAAGGCCCGATCAGCGTCCTGGTGTGCCAGACGCTCTCAGTCGATGGTTTCCAACGATCATGAAGGTTTATTATGGATGGGCGCTATGGTGTATTCACGATGCAACGCGTCGTACTCGTATGCTGATCGCGGTCAGATGACGCAGTGCCGCTCACCAACCGACCCAGCATACGACACACATCCAATGAGCACGTCCCGACGCACGACTCGGAAGAACCGATCGACGATCACCATCGACCCCGTCATCCCGCTGCAACCCCGTTCGGGGAACACCCCGACGACCGACCGGCGGCGTGACCGCCCCGAACCGGAGCCCGAGCCGGCGACGATGATTCCGATGATCGACCGCGGTGGTCTCGGCCCGAAGCCCGGCGCCGACTGATCGCGCTCCGACTGGTTCCGTTATTTCCCGTATCGCGTAGCGCCGCCGATCCGGCAAGGGTTTTGTCCGCCCAGACCAAACACGACACACGATGGACGAATCCGAACTGGAGGAGGAACTGCGGAACTTCGGGCTCGATGTCCACGATGTCGAGGCCGTCGACCCGGTCGAACTGTCGTATATCACGGCCTATCCGGGCGAGGAGGTCAACCACATGGAGATGGGGAAGGCGCTGAACGCCTTCCTCGATATGGCGCGCGACGACGACTGGGAACCCACCCGCGTCGAGGCGACGGTCCTTCGCTTCGATGACGAGGCGATGAACACCTGGTACGCGAAAACCGAGTGGTTCGAGGGCTTGCTCGAATACCGGCTCTCCGAGACCGAGTTCTCGACGCGCGTCCTCGAGACGCTCGACGAGGACCTGGACGACTGAGATGCCCGCGGCGACCACGACTCGTCGGACGTTCGAGTTCGCAACGACGACCTTGACCTTCGAGAGCGCGGGCGAGACGTGTCGCGGTCGCCTCTACCGACCGGACCGCCCGGCGACGCCGCCGGTCGTCGTGATGGGGCCGGATTTCGCGGCCGAACGCACCTTCGGCTACCCTCGCTACGTCGAGGCGTTCGCCCGCGCGGGCTACGCCGCCTTTCTCT comes from Haloplanus sp. XH21 and encodes:
- a CDS encoding N-acyl homoserine lactonase family protein; this encodes MTPTVTPYCCGSLTMDESILVQGRYGTVEAPSIVFLVEAERTILVDTSFGALDLMAERHPDFDCHRDDDQRLAAVLDDAGYAPSDIDAVLLSHLDWDHCYNLDLFDGETDIYAQRRELEYAIAPYPMHAERYDAKSLGRDPPWLTVDVTPLDGETELCPGVTAVPTPGHTVGHQSLAVDTADGTVVVAADAVPTHDNVDDDGTPRRGAAMTEFEWWESAHEVIDRADRILPGHEWGILDADPAGLC
- a CDS encoding SLC13 family permease, whose amino-acid sequence is MTPDVLVVFGIVVLTLVLFVTELLPIDVTAILVMVLLMLLGTDGVVNFTHISTTEGVSGFSNSATITVLAMLILSSGISRTGLVQILGGKMAAFAGENRDRQLLATIGVAGPVSGFINNTPVVAILVPVISDLAHAGKTSPSKLLLPLSYASMFGGMLTLIGTSTNILASDVSARLLGHPFSMFEFTKLGVVVLLVGSLYLMILGPRLLPDRVPIEEDYVREYAIEEYLTEVVVDEDSPLVGQPVRKAIEDIDLDADILQVVRDGEEFLEPGKMGIQAGDILRLRADRDTVRQLVDRETLTLTGSPPQTEAELEPDTESSQTLVEVVIPRGSYLVGESLASSTFRQRYDANVLAFRSRGETVRTHMDRRPLRVGDTLLIQAPPDSIDRLSQNDDFIVAHEPDEPDYRTEKIPHAAAIMAGVVGLAAIPWGTIGGALAGVTGVAAFEALSALSLPILLTALAGVVAMVAAGVIKPTELYDAVEWDVIFLLAGIIPLGMALEQTGGADLLGTLVATTATVLPTLGVLWVFYLATGLITGVISNNASVVLMLPVAIETATQIDASPFAFVLAVTFAASTAFLTPVGYQTNLFVYGPGGYKFSDYIRLGAPLQLLLSVVTVLGIAFFWGLGA
- the secY gene encoding preprotein translocase subunit SecY; its protein translation is MGWKETAEPVLTRMPSVARPEGHVPFRRKIGWTAGILVLYFFLTNVQLFGLDAGTQSDLFGRFRSILAGSQGSILQLGIGPIVTASIVLQLLGGADLLGLDTDDPRDQVLYQGLQKLLVVLMICLTGLPMVFAGNFLPADPAVGEALGIGLAGVQGLLFAQIAVGGILILFMDEIVSKWGVGSGVGLFIIAGVSQQLVGGLFGWEALSGTSGFFPTWFAILTGQQAIASPLTAEGLQALLLGQGQLLALVTTVLIFSIVVYAESVRVEIPLAHARVKGARGRFPVKLIYASVLPMILVRALQANIQFLGRILNSTLSSMPAWLGQYSNGQPVAGLFYYLAPIQTRTDWMWWLAGTAAEPWQIMIRVGIDLTVMVIGGAIFAIFWVETTGMGPEATAQQIQNSGMQIPGFRRNPQVIEKVMERYIPQVTVIGGALVGLLAVGANMLGTIGQVSGTGLLLTVSITYKLYEEIAEEQLMEMHPMMRQMFGSE